A stretch of DNA from Acidobacteriota bacterium:
TCCTTCGGAGGGCGGTGGCGACCGGCTGGGGCGGATCCGTGGTTCTACCCAACAGAAGGCCCCTATTGTCGGCCTGAGCCCGTCACCGCGGGACAAGGGTGTGTTGTCGGTGGACGCCTCCGGCGGCATGGCCCTCTACTACTCGACGTCGAATCGATTGCTGTGGAGTGGCAACTCCCCGGTCGGGGCCAGCTCGGTGTTGTACTACGCGCCGAAGGCCAACGGCGCGATCGTGGCGGGTGCCGATGAGTTGGCACTCCTCGACATCGACAATCCCCATCCTGAGATCGGCTGGAACGCACTCTTCGGTCGCGTCTGGTACGAGGGGTACGACCAACCCGAGCGGGTCTGGCAGTCCACCGGCGGCACCGACGTCTTCGAACCGAAGCTTAGCCTGACACCGTTGATCGTCGGAACGTTCAAGGGAACGTTCTACTCCCTGATCCTTGCGATCCCGCTGGCCGTCCTTGGCGCCATGTACACCTCGCAATTCATGCATCCCCGCCTGAGGAGGACCGTCAAGCCGACCGTGGAACTGATGGCGGCCCTGCCGAGTGTGGTTCTTGGATTTCTGGCGGGCCTGTGGCTCGCGCCCCGACTCGAGATGGTTCTCCCGGCTCTGGTGGCGATGCTCGTCATCGTGCCCGCGTTCGTTCTCCTCGCCGGCGTCGGCTGGCGCAGCCTGCCGAATGGCTACCGGCATCGGTTTCCCGACGGTTTCGAGGCTCTGCTTCAACTGTTCGTCATCGCAATAGCGATGTTCGTCGCGTTTCGACTGAACGGCGTCTTCGAGGCACAGGTCTTCGCCGGCGATGTCCGCCAATGGCTGTTCGATACCACCGGGCTACGGTATGACCAACGAAACGCGATCGTCGTCGGCCTGGCGATGGGCTTCGCGGTGATCCCCATCATCTTCTCGATCGCCGAGGACGCGTTCAGCAACGTCCCGCAGAACCTGGTCTCCGGATCGTTGGCGCTGGGAGCCAATCGCTGGCAGACCGTCACGCGGGTCGTGCTCCCGACCGCCAGCCCCGGCATCTTCTCGGCGATCATGATCGGCTTCGGTCGGGCCATCGGAGAGACGATGATCGTCCTGATGGCCACCGGCAATACGCCCCTGATGGACTGGAGCCCCTTCAATGGCTTCCGGACGCTGTCGGCGAACATCGCGGTCGAAATCCCCGAGGCACCGCACAGCGGCACCCTCTATCGCGTGCTGTTCCTGGCGGCCGCGCTGTTGTTCGTCTTCACCTTCGTCGCCAACACCGGAGCCGAGCTGATTCGTCAGC
This window harbors:
- a CDS encoding ABC transporter permease subunit, which gives rise to MKPESFRTPRRRLLSDRIARGLVSGGGMATIAGILGILFFIFIEILPLFGSADVALTARFPLDGEEPGAVVVDEHRTHAATFAADGQIVVRSLATGDVTHRLDSGIDPTLGPWKRIQQIPGEPRVAIETAGGDLFALTMDWTIEFDEATRVITPDLSRAVPFDFFDEETARIPLQQFSLAFDDDGAIAGAAITEDGRLLFARQSIEEDFMSGEETTVWERTWREAPGDVSSLLLDRQHTNIFAGTESGAVIWWVIDDGEPQEPRTAENEAPITAMTFLIGDQSLITGDVTGRLGVWFPVPSEGGGDRLGRIRGSTQQKAPIVGLSPSPRDKGVLSVDASGGMALYYSTSNRLLWSGNSPVGASSVLYYAPKANGAIVAGADELALLDIDNPHPEIGWNALFGRVWYEGYDQPERVWQSTGGTDVFEPKLSLTPLIVGTFKGTFYSLILAIPLAVLGAMYTSQFMHPRLRRTVKPTVELMAALPSVVLGFLAGLWLAPRLEMVLPALVAMLVIVPAFVLLAGVGWRSLPNGYRHRFPDGFEALLQLFVIAIAMFVAFRLNGVFEAQVFAGDVRQWLFDTTGLRYDQRNAIVVGLAMGFAVIPIIFSIAEDAFSNVPQNLVSGSLALGANRWQTVTRVVLPTASPGIFSAIMIGFGRAIGETMIVLMATGNTPLMDWSPFNGFRTLSANIAVEIPEAPHSGTLYRVLFLAAALLFVFTFVANTGAELIRQRLRKRYAQL